In Pseudomonas putida, a genomic segment contains:
- a CDS encoding PDR/VanB family oxidoreductase, with translation MPRLSLKVHQVEALTPRIRRLLLVSNQPQSLPTFTAGAHLELHLPGERPQRRAYSLVNLPNSEHYEIAVQLEETSTGGSRWVHSLKPGDSLTAELPLNHFPLCDSADHVLLIAGGIGITPMLGMARALQAEGKPFTLHYAGRDAAHMAYLEEARRYPDMHCWISGGDPQRRFPAAQVLAHPRPGLHLYICGPAAMLSSVLACARECGWAEDHLHFELFNGALKEAGDHAFEVRLQETGVSLQVAAGQSVLDAMLAAGLDPMFDCRRGDCGVCVAQVLEGDADHRDICLSPRDRAAGSFCTCVSRASGPLLVLDL, from the coding sequence ATGCCCAGGCTCTCTCTCAAGGTGCATCAGGTCGAGGCGCTGACCCCTAGAATCCGACGCCTGCTGCTGGTGAGCAACCAACCCCAATCCTTGCCAACCTTCACCGCCGGCGCCCACCTGGAACTGCACCTCCCCGGTGAACGCCCGCAGCGCCGCGCCTACTCGCTGGTCAATTTACCGAATAGCGAGCATTACGAGATCGCCGTGCAACTCGAAGAAACCAGCACCGGAGGTTCACGCTGGGTGCACTCACTCAAGCCCGGCGACTCGCTCACCGCCGAACTGCCGCTGAACCACTTCCCCTTGTGCGACAGCGCCGACCACGTGCTGTTGATCGCTGGCGGCATCGGCATCACCCCCATGCTCGGAATGGCCCGCGCCCTGCAAGCTGAAGGCAAGCCTTTCACCCTGCACTACGCCGGGCGCGATGCCGCGCACATGGCCTATCTCGAAGAAGCCCGCCGCTACCCCGACATGCATTGCTGGATCAGCGGCGGCGACCCACAGCGGCGCTTCCCCGCCGCCCAGGTGCTCGCCCACCCACGCCCGGGCCTGCACCTGTACATCTGCGGCCCGGCGGCGATGCTCAGCAGCGTGCTGGCGTGCGCCCGGGAATGTGGCTGGGCCGAAGACCACCTGCATTTCGAGCTGTTCAACGGTGCCCTGAAAGAAGCCGGCGACCACGCCTTCGAGGTGCGCCTGCAGGAGACCGGCGTGAGCCTGCAGGTCGCCGCCGGGCAAAGCGTACTCGACGCCATGCTCGCCGCCGGCCTCGACCCGATGTTCGATTGCCGCCGCGGTGACTGCGGCGTGTGCGTGGCCCAGGTGCTCGAAGGCGATGCCGACCACCGGGATATCTGCCTGTCCCCGCGCGATCGTGCCGCGGGCAGCTTCTGTACCTGCGTTTCTCGTGCCAGCGGCCCGCTGCTGGTGCTCGACCTGTAA
- a CDS encoding cysteine hydrolase, with protein sequence MPAPVVIALHYQNDVLHPDGKIRVGLGAEDSARSSLLDAAGRLLGGARARRWPIIHVRVAFRPDYADLLQNAPILRNVAAIGAVQEGSWGAEFFSDLAPLANSDELSVTHQRINAFYGSPLEQLVHKFRAQRLLIAGVATHSVVESTVRHAVDCGFEVTVAADACACADAAAHTASLASMALIARVCDVDQALQWEDAA encoded by the coding sequence ATGCCTGCGCCCGTGGTCATTGCCCTGCATTACCAGAACGATGTGCTGCACCCGGACGGCAAGATCCGCGTCGGCCTGGGCGCCGAGGACAGCGCCCGCAGCAGCTTGCTGGACGCTGCCGGGCGGCTGCTCGGTGGTGCTCGGGCACGGCGCTGGCCGATCATCCATGTGCGGGTGGCGTTCCGCCCGGATTACGCCGACCTGCTGCAGAACGCACCGATCCTGCGCAACGTGGCGGCCATTGGCGCGGTGCAGGAAGGCAGCTGGGGCGCCGAGTTCTTCAGCGACCTGGCGCCGCTGGCCAACAGTGACGAATTGAGCGTCACCCACCAGCGCATCAATGCCTTCTACGGCTCGCCCCTGGAGCAGCTGGTACACAAGTTCCGCGCCCAGCGCCTGCTGATCGCCGGGGTTGCCACTCACTCGGTAGTGGAAAGCACGGTGCGCCATGCAGTGGACTGCGGCTTCGAGGTCACCGTGGCCGCCGATGCCTGCGCCTGCGCCGATGCCGCCGCCCACACCGCTTCGCTGGCCAGCATGGCGTTGATCGCACGTGTCTGCGACGTCGACCAGGCCTTGCAATGGGAGGATGCCGCATGA
- a CDS encoding ABC transporter ATP-binding protein, which produces MLEVQGLVAGYGLSQVLFDMHLSIEQGQVVSLIGRNGMGKTTTVKSIMGLIKPSAGSIRIHGTEMLGAAPYRIAKAGLGLVPEGRRAFGSLSVRENLLATASKGKWDLPRVYQLFPRLQERQDQLSRTLSGGEQQMLVVGRALLTNPNLLILDEATEGLAPIIREQIWHCLAALKAEGETILVIDKNLKEMARVVDRHHIIEKGRQVWQGTPGELAARADLSQRYLGV; this is translated from the coding sequence ATGCTTGAAGTGCAGGGATTGGTGGCCGGCTACGGGTTGAGCCAGGTGCTGTTCGACATGCACCTGAGTATCGAGCAAGGCCAGGTGGTATCGCTGATCGGCCGCAACGGCATGGGCAAGACCACCACGGTCAAGTCGATCATGGGCCTGATCAAGCCCAGCGCCGGCAGTATTCGCATTCATGGCACCGAAATGCTCGGCGCCGCGCCCTATCGTATCGCCAAGGCGGGCCTGGGCCTGGTGCCGGAGGGGCGCCGCGCCTTTGGCAGCCTGAGCGTACGCGAAAACCTGCTGGCCACCGCCAGCAAGGGCAAATGGGACCTGCCGCGGGTGTACCAGCTGTTTCCGCGGTTGCAGGAGCGCCAGGATCAGCTGTCGCGCACGTTGTCCGGGGGCGAGCAGCAGATGCTGGTGGTGGGCCGTGCCCTGCTGACCAACCCCAATCTGCTGATTCTCGATGAAGCGACCGAGGGACTGGCGCCGATCATTCGTGAGCAGATCTGGCATTGCCTGGCGGCACTCAAGGCCGAAGGCGAGACGATCCTGGTGATCGACAAGAATCTGAAGGAAATGGCGCGGGTAGTGGATCGGCATCACATCATCGAGAAGGGGCGCCAGGTTTGGCAGGGGACGCCTGGGGAGTTGGCGGCGCGAGCGGATTTGTCACAGCGGTATTTGGGGGTTTGA
- a CDS encoding dienelactone hydrolase family protein: MGRTIQIQAPDSSATFSGYLAVPASGKGPGVVIGQEIFGVNANMRAVADFYAEEGYVALVPDLFWRLQAGLELGYTEADFKVAIDLFQRLDVDLAVQDIDASFAALRALPEVQGERQGYVGFCMGGKLAWLTATRTQAACSVGYYGMGIEHLLHEAEDLKGRFVLHMAENDAYCDASARAQLTEHLAGNDKVELYLYPGADHAFARAGSEHFDKSASLMAHERSIAALKREIGPNFNLSALWEEHIKHEFDTRDVPATMATMVAQPYVNHIPTMTGGVGAEELSRFYQHHFVHGNPPDMKLIPISRTIGALQIVDEFILCFTHTTEIDWLLPNVAPTGKAVEIPMIGVVKFRGEKLYHEHIYWDQASVLVQIGLLDPEGLPVAGVETARKLLDESLPSNGLMQRWSESAGH; encoded by the coding sequence ATGGGCAGGACGATTCAGATACAGGCACCGGACAGCAGCGCAACCTTCAGCGGTTATCTCGCGGTGCCGGCCAGTGGCAAGGGCCCTGGCGTGGTGATCGGCCAGGAAATCTTCGGGGTCAATGCCAACATGCGCGCAGTGGCCGATTTCTACGCCGAGGAAGGCTACGTGGCACTGGTGCCCGACCTGTTCTGGCGCCTGCAAGCAGGCCTCGAACTCGGCTACACCGAGGCCGATTTCAAGGTTGCCATCGACCTGTTCCAGCGCCTGGACGTCGACCTCGCGGTGCAGGATATCGACGCAAGTTTCGCCGCCCTGCGTGCCCTGCCGGAAGTACAGGGCGAGCGCCAGGGCTATGTCGGCTTCTGCATGGGCGGCAAGCTCGCCTGGCTGACCGCCACCCGCACCCAGGCCGCCTGTTCGGTGGGCTATTACGGCATGGGCATCGAGCACTTGCTCCACGAGGCGGAAGATCTCAAGGGGCGTTTCGTGTTGCACATGGCCGAGAACGACGCCTACTGCGACGCCTCGGCGCGGGCTCAACTGACCGAGCACCTGGCCGGCAACGACAAGGTCGAGCTGTACCTCTACCCGGGCGCCGACCACGCCTTCGCCCGTGCTGGCAGCGAACACTTCGACAAGTCGGCCTCGCTGATGGCCCACGAACGCAGCATCGCCGCACTCAAGCGCGAAATCGGCCCGAACTTCAATCTATCGGCCCTGTGGGAAGAGCACATCAAGCACGAGTTCGACACCCGCGACGTGCCCGCGACCATGGCGACGATGGTCGCGCAACCCTACGTCAACCACATCCCGACCATGACCGGAGGCGTTGGCGCCGAAGAACTGAGCCGCTTCTACCAGCACCACTTCGTCCACGGCAACCCGCCGGACATGAAGCTGATCCCCATCTCACGCACCATCGGCGCGCTGCAGATCGTCGACGAGTTCATCCTGTGCTTCACCCATACCACCGAAATCGACTGGCTGCTGCCCAACGTCGCGCCAACCGGCAAGGCAGTGGAAATCCCGATGATCGGGGTGGTCAAGTTCCGCGGCGAAAAGCTCTACCACGAGCATATCTACTGGGACCAGGCGAGCGTGCTGGTTCAGATCGGCCTGCTCGACCCTGAAGGGCTGCCGGTAGCCGGTGTGGAGACGGCGCGCAAGCTGCTCGATGAAAGCCTGCCGTCCAATGGTTTGATGCAGCGCTGGAGCGAAAGCGCCGGTCACTGA
- a CDS encoding ABC transporter ATP-binding protein, which yields MSGQLSIRQLHKAFGAVKATNDASLELASGELHAIIGPNGAGKSTLIAQIAGEIFPDQGQIHLQGRDITQVPAWERPRLGLARAFQVSQLYTEFSLLENVGLAIAAREGQAFGMWQPLARDRRLLEPALQYLRQVGLQDRAQDLVSELSHGERRQLEIALALAQEASVLLLDEPMAGMGAEESARMTELLHGLKGRYSILLVEHDMDAVFALADRITVLVYGQTVLTGTVEQVRNDPQVRAAYLGEEHA from the coding sequence ATGAGCGGACAACTGTCGATACGCCAGCTGCACAAGGCCTTCGGCGCTGTGAAGGCGACCAACGATGCCAGTCTGGAACTGGCCAGCGGTGAATTGCACGCGATCATTGGCCCCAACGGTGCAGGCAAATCCACCTTGATTGCGCAGATCGCCGGCGAAATCTTCCCTGACCAGGGTCAGATCCACCTGCAAGGCCGCGACATCACCCAGGTTCCGGCCTGGGAACGCCCACGGCTTGGGTTGGCCCGGGCCTTCCAGGTCAGCCAGCTGTACACCGAGTTCAGCCTGCTGGAGAACGTCGGCTTGGCCATCGCTGCGCGTGAAGGGCAAGCGTTTGGCATGTGGCAACCGCTGGCCCGTGATCGACGCCTGCTGGAGCCTGCGCTGCAATACCTGCGGCAGGTCGGCCTGCAGGACCGGGCGCAGGATCTGGTCAGCGAACTGTCGCACGGCGAGCGGCGCCAACTGGAGATTGCCCTGGCTTTGGCCCAGGAAGCATCGGTGCTGTTGCTCGACGAACCGATGGCCGGGATGGGGGCCGAGGAGTCGGCACGCATGACCGAGCTGCTGCACGGCCTAAAGGGTCGCTATTCGATCCTACTGGTGGAGCACGACATGGACGCGGTATTTGCCCTGGCCGACCGCATCACTGTGCTGGTGTACGGCCAGACGGTGCTGACCGGCACGGTCGAGCAGGTGCGCAACGATCCGCAGGTGCGGGCCGCCTATTTGGGAGAAGAACATGCTTGA
- a CDS encoding branched-chain amino acid ABC transporter permease — protein MLLLEQILNGLQYSALLFLLASGLTLIFGIMGVINLAHGAFYMVGAFCAAYTAMSTGSFWLGGLAAVLGAACYGALIETSIMRRLYKRDHLDQVLATLAVVFFSNELLTVLFGRSPPAMPTPQWYSSFVQVLPGLMYPVSRLLFIAAGIVVAIGMWWLISRTRLGMLIRAGADDHEMVGALGVNIARLYTLVFVFGCVLCGLAGFMAAPLLSVEIGMGEKILITTFVVIVVGGVGSVRGALVGALLIGMVDSLGRAYIPPLLDQLLPSESSGTVSAGLVSASAYIVMAVVLLLRPRGLLPARA, from the coding sequence ATGTTATTGCTCGAACAGATTCTCAACGGGTTGCAGTACAGCGCGCTGCTGTTTCTGCTGGCCTCCGGGTTGACCCTGATTTTCGGCATCATGGGAGTGATCAATCTCGCCCACGGTGCTTTCTACATGGTCGGCGCCTTCTGCGCCGCGTACACCGCCATGAGCACCGGATCGTTCTGGCTCGGCGGCCTGGCAGCCGTGCTCGGCGCCGCCTGCTACGGAGCGCTGATCGAGACCTCGATCATGCGCAGGCTGTACAAGCGCGACCACCTGGATCAGGTGCTGGCGACCCTGGCGGTAGTGTTCTTCAGCAACGAACTGCTGACCGTGCTGTTCGGCCGCAGCCCGCCGGCGATGCCGACGCCGCAGTGGTATTCGAGCTTCGTCCAGGTGTTGCCTGGATTGATGTATCCGGTCAGCCGCCTGCTGTTCATCGCCGCCGGCATCGTCGTGGCCATCGGCATGTGGTGGCTGATCAGCCGTACCCGCCTCGGCATGCTGATACGCGCCGGCGCTGACGATCATGAAATGGTCGGTGCGCTGGGGGTGAACATCGCCCGGTTGTATACCTTGGTGTTCGTTTTCGGCTGCGTACTCTGCGGGCTCGCCGGGTTCATGGCGGCGCCGCTGCTGTCGGTGGAGATCGGCATGGGCGAGAAGATCCTGATCACTACCTTCGTGGTCATCGTGGTCGGCGGTGTCGGCTCGGTACGCGGTGCACTGGTCGGTGCCCTGCTGATCGGCATGGTCGACAGCCTGGGGCGCGCCTACATCCCCCCGTTGCTCGACCAGCTGCTGCCCAGCGAGAGCAGCGGCACCGTAAGCGCCGGCCTGGTGTCCGCCAGTGCCTACATCGTCATGGCCGTGGTGCTGCTGCTACGCCCGCGCGGCCTGCTGCCGGCCCGAGCCTGA
- a CDS encoding aromatic ring-hydroxylating dioxygenase subunit alpha codes for MIPTNEQIAALVREDSVHKSVYTDPVLFKLEMERIYGYAWIYVGHESQVKQPGDYHTTRIGDQDVVMVRGADRQVNVLYNRCPHKGAKLVADGDGSVGKFFRCPYHAWTFKLDGQHLSAPLKSGFEGTCYDPKHADFSMVSLARVESYRGFVFASQAAHGPDLKRFLGGVITSIDNLCDRSPVGEVEVAGGIFRVQQRSNWKVFYENLHDTMHARVTHESSVDAARDEAQAIGEMPFELLIMDGNGEPYDFWEKLELRAYHNGHGYMEAIFDPAAAERDEVSRAHFDCLSQAYGEGRAREILGMNRHNTVIYGSGSPHTVFMQFRVIRPLAVDQTLVEIQTFRCKGAPDAVFDRALTYANVINSPSSNVMPDDVEVYARCQEGNMTRGGDWISMHRYVGTDLALEDGAVSTNGTSELPMRNQFAAWKHFMTATLIAKESTHAA; via the coding sequence GTGATCCCTACCAATGAGCAAATCGCTGCCTTGGTCCGCGAGGACAGCGTGCATAAAAGCGTCTACACCGACCCGGTCCTGTTCAAGCTGGAGATGGAGCGAATCTACGGCTATGCCTGGATCTACGTCGGCCACGAAAGCCAGGTCAAGCAGCCTGGCGACTACCACACCACGCGCATCGGCGACCAGGACGTGGTGATGGTTCGCGGTGCCGATCGCCAGGTCAACGTGCTCTACAACCGCTGCCCGCACAAAGGCGCCAAGCTGGTCGCCGACGGTGACGGCAGCGTCGGCAAGTTCTTCCGCTGCCCTTACCACGCCTGGACCTTCAAGCTCGACGGCCAGCACTTGTCGGCACCGCTGAAAAGCGGCTTCGAAGGCACCTGCTACGACCCCAAGCATGCCGACTTCTCGATGGTGAGCCTGGCGCGGGTCGAGAGCTACCGTGGTTTCGTGTTCGCCAGCCAAGCCGCGCATGGTCCGGATCTCAAGCGTTTCCTGGGTGGTGTGATCACCTCCATCGACAACCTCTGCGACCGTTCTCCGGTCGGCGAAGTGGAAGTGGCCGGCGGCATCTTCCGGGTCCAGCAGCGCTCCAACTGGAAGGTGTTCTACGAAAACCTGCACGACACCATGCATGCCCGCGTCACCCACGAATCGTCGGTCGATGCCGCCCGCGACGAAGCCCAGGCCATAGGCGAGATGCCGTTCGAGTTGCTGATCATGGACGGTAACGGCGAGCCCTATGATTTCTGGGAGAAGCTCGAGTTGCGTGCCTACCACAACGGCCACGGCTACATGGAGGCGATCTTCGACCCGGCGGCGGCCGAGCGGGACGAAGTGTCCCGTGCGCATTTCGATTGCCTCAGCCAGGCCTACGGCGAGGGTCGTGCTCGCGAAATCCTCGGCATGAACCGCCACAACACGGTGATCTACGGCAGCGGCTCGCCGCACACGGTGTTCATGCAGTTTCGCGTGATCCGTCCGCTGGCGGTGGACCAGACCCTGGTCGAGATCCAGACCTTCCGCTGCAAGGGCGCCCCGGACGCGGTGTTCGACCGTGCCCTGACCTACGCCAACGTGATCAACTCGCCATCCTCGAACGTGATGCCCGACGACGTCGAGGTCTATGCCCGTTGCCAGGAAGGCAACATGACCCGCGGCGGCGACTGGATCAGCATGCACCGCTACGTCGGCACCGACCTGGCCCTGGAGGACGGCGCCGTCTCTACCAACGGCACCAGCGAGCTGCCGATGCGCAACCAGTTCGCTGCCTGGAAGCACTTCATGACCGCCACCCTGATCGCCAAGGAGAGCACCCATGCTGCTTGA
- a CDS encoding ribbon-helix-helix domain-containing protein, which translates to MCELYVKADPILYESRSRSLRIRGVVTTLRLENQFWDILTEIAAGDGVSTNQLIAKLYEEVMDYRGEVVNFASFLRVSCTRYLSQKRVASSVVPLSIAVG; encoded by the coding sequence ATGTGTGAGTTGTACGTGAAGGCAGACCCCATTCTCTACGAGTCCCGCTCGCGCTCGTTGCGCATACGCGGCGTGGTGACCACGCTACGGCTGGAAAACCAGTTCTGGGACATTCTTACCGAGATCGCCGCTGGCGATGGCGTGAGCACCAACCAGTTGATTGCCAAGCTGTACGAGGAAGTGATGGATTACCGCGGGGAGGTAGTCAATTTCGCCTCCTTCCTGCGCGTCAGCTGTACGCGCTACCTAAGCCAGAAGCGCGTCGCCAGCAGCGTGGTGCCTTTGTCGATCGCAGTGGGGTAG
- a CDS encoding VOC family protein, whose amino-acid sequence MPKFLHTMIRVGNLDASLHFYAQAFDLKPSHRLDFDDFSLVYLRDQESGAEIELTWNKGRDSYSHGSGYGHVAFAVDDLDGQHARLLALGLSPAPIKEFTRDGEMLARFFFIQDPDGYKIEVLQRAGHYQ is encoded by the coding sequence ATGCCCAAGTTTCTACACACCATGATCCGTGTAGGCAACCTAGATGCCTCCCTCCATTTCTACGCGCAAGCGTTCGACCTAAAGCCCTCCCACCGCCTCGACTTCGACGATTTCAGCCTGGTCTACCTGCGTGACCAGGAAAGCGGCGCAGAGATCGAGCTGACCTGGAACAAAGGCCGGGACAGTTACTCCCATGGTAGCGGCTATGGCCATGTGGCCTTCGCCGTGGATGACCTCGACGGCCAGCATGCCCGCCTTCTGGCCTTGGGGCTGTCGCCTGCCCCGATCAAGGAATTTACCCGCGACGGCGAGATGCTTGCGCGCTTTTTCTTCATCCAGGACCCGGACGGCTACAAGATCGAGGTGCTGCAACGCGCCGGGCACT
- a CDS encoding SDR family oxidoreductase: MMLEGKVAIVTGSTQGLGLDIAHQLLAAGAQVMLVGRNAANGQALADAMGEHCAFSECDVERDEDIQRCIEATLMRFGRVDILVNNACLYADQGLASTRAQWLQTLNVNLVSAAIFTQQVAPHLPANGVVVNIGSTGGKFGAAGRALYPASKAGILQLTKNLAVALAPSGIRVLSVSPAWTWSPSVAAFSGNDPALADRVGAPFHPLGRVGRGEEVGSVVAFLCSPGASWMTGIDVPVDGGFSILGPDRGVSPRVWFEQYRDSQ, from the coding sequence ATGATGCTCGAAGGCAAGGTGGCGATCGTCACCGGCAGTACCCAGGGGCTCGGCCTGGATATCGCGCACCAGCTGCTCGCGGCTGGCGCGCAGGTCATGCTGGTGGGACGCAACGCCGCCAATGGCCAGGCATTGGCCGACGCGATGGGCGAGCACTGTGCGTTCAGCGAATGCGACGTAGAGCGCGACGAGGACATCCAGCGCTGCATCGAAGCGACCCTGATGCGCTTCGGTCGTGTCGATATCCTGGTCAACAACGCCTGCCTGTACGCCGACCAGGGCCTGGCTTCGACCCGCGCGCAGTGGTTGCAGACGCTGAACGTGAACCTGGTGTCGGCAGCGATCTTCACCCAGCAGGTGGCGCCGCACTTGCCGGCCAACGGCGTGGTGGTCAACATCGGCAGCACTGGCGGCAAGTTTGGCGCCGCCGGACGCGCCCTGTACCCTGCGTCCAAGGCGGGCATCCTGCAGTTGACCAAGAACCTCGCGGTGGCCCTGGCGCCAAGCGGCATCCGCGTGCTCAGCGTGTCGCCGGCCTGGACCTGGTCGCCCAGCGTGGCAGCGTTCAGCGGCAACGATCCCGCCCTCGCCGACCGCGTCGGCGCGCCCTTCCACCCGTTGGGCCGGGTCGGCCGTGGCGAAGAGGTCGGCAGTGTGGTGGCCTTCCTGTGCTCGCCGGGGGCCAGTTGGATGACTGGCATCGACGTGCCGGTGGATGGCGGTTTCTCCATCCTCGGGCCCGACCGGGGCGTGTCTCCACGGGTGTGGTTCGAACAATACCGCGACAGCCAATAA
- a CDS encoding branched-chain amino acid ABC transporter permease, whose amino-acid sequence MSPRLVIDLACLAIFALVPLLANWLNEPYLVSFFTRLAIYGMAAISLDLLIGYGAMVSFGHAAFFGLGGYIVGIVAFHTSQAMPLWGWAGSNDALVVWPLALLICALFSLVVGYLSLRTTGVQFIMITLAFGQMLYFVLSSLSLYGGDDGILLGERNTLGALNLSDANHFYYLCSALLLGWLLMCRRLVNSRFGFVLRGLKQSERRTVSLGLKPLRYRLTAFVIAGTGGGLAGILWANYALFISPDMGAWQKSGELMAMVILGGVGTLLGPVLGAATYLGLEQVLSQWTEHWMLIFGPLLLLVVLFGKQGVYGLLLGMLRRKRKAKPALVVASAEVQP is encoded by the coding sequence ATGTCACCACGTCTTGTCATCGACCTGGCTTGCCTGGCGATCTTCGCCCTGGTGCCGTTACTGGCCAACTGGCTGAACGAGCCCTACCTGGTCAGCTTCTTCACCCGCCTGGCGATCTACGGCATGGCCGCGATCAGCCTCGACCTGTTGATCGGCTATGGCGCCATGGTCAGCTTCGGCCATGCCGCGTTCTTCGGCCTGGGCGGCTACATCGTCGGCATCGTCGCCTTCCACACCTCCCAGGCCATGCCGCTGTGGGGTTGGGCGGGGAGCAACGATGCGCTGGTGGTGTGGCCACTGGCGCTGCTGATCTGCGCCCTGTTCTCGCTGGTAGTGGGTTACCTGTCGCTGCGCACCACCGGCGTGCAGTTCATCATGATCACCCTGGCCTTTGGGCAGATGCTTTATTTCGTGCTCAGTTCGCTGTCGTTGTATGGCGGCGACGACGGCATCCTGCTCGGCGAGCGCAATACCCTGGGTGCCCTGAACCTGTCCGACGCCAACCATTTCTACTACCTGTGCAGTGCGTTGTTGCTGGGCTGGCTGCTAATGTGCCGACGCCTGGTGAACTCCCGCTTCGGCTTCGTGTTGCGCGGTCTCAAGCAGAGCGAGCGGCGTACCGTGAGCCTTGGCCTCAAACCATTGCGCTATCGCCTGACCGCATTCGTCATCGCCGGCACCGGTGGTGGCCTTGCGGGCATTCTCTGGGCCAACTATGCACTGTTCATCAGCCCGGACATGGGCGCCTGGCAAAAGTCCGGCGAGCTGATGGCCATGGTCATCCTGGGTGGTGTCGGCACCCTCCTCGGCCCTGTACTCGGCGCCGCGACCTACCTGGGCCTGGAACAGGTGCTCAGCCAATGGACCGAGCACTGGATGCTGATCTTCGGGCCACTGCTGTTGCTGGTGGTGCTGTTCGGCAAGCAAGGGGTATATGGCCTGCTGCTGGGGATGTTGCGGCGCAAGCGCAAGGCCAAGCCAGCGTTGGTGGTGGCGAGTGCGGAGGTTCAACCATGA
- a CDS encoding aromatic-ring-hydroxylating dioxygenase subunit beta, with protein sequence MLLDRQIDVDTRSLTPANVPSETLRQLEQFFYREARLLDERRFWEWDQLFTETGMYWVPQKHEQDNPFDHISLFWENRMLREVRIRRVENARNWSQQPQTQTAHLVGNVMVEGLDAQGLLVVSATFQVSEWRLQQRQLAGRYTYKLAAQDNGSWKIQLKRVDLINCNDVFANLEVFV encoded by the coding sequence ATGCTGCTTGACCGCCAGATCGACGTCGACACCCGCTCGCTCACCCCCGCTAACGTGCCCAGCGAAACCCTGCGCCAACTGGAGCAGTTCTTCTATCGCGAAGCACGCCTGCTCGATGAGCGGCGCTTCTGGGAGTGGGACCAGCTGTTCACCGAGACCGGCATGTACTGGGTGCCGCAAAAGCACGAGCAGGACAACCCGTTCGACCACATATCGCTGTTCTGGGAAAACCGCATGCTGCGCGAAGTGCGCATCCGCCGGGTGGAGAACGCACGCAACTGGTCGCAGCAACCGCAGACGCAAACTGCCCACCTGGTCGGCAACGTCATGGTCGAAGGCCTGGACGCCCAAGGCCTGCTGGTGGTCAGCGCAACGTTCCAGGTCAGCGAATGGCGCCTGCAACAGCGCCAGCTGGCCGGGCGCTACACCTACAAGCTGGCGGCCCAGGATAACGGCAGCTGGAAGATCCAGCTCAAACGGGTGGACCTGATCAACTGCAACGACGTGTTCGCCAACCTCGAGGTGTTCGTCTGA